In a genomic window of Pontibacter liquoris:
- a CDS encoding DUF58 domain-containing protein, giving the protein MKELVQKLRKYEIRIRKAITTQMQGDFHSVFKGTGLEFDDVRAYQYGDDVRAIDWNVSAKGHGVFVKTYREEKEQSVFLMLDVSASQTIGTGKQQKISVGKEICGVLALSAARQQSQIGIICFSDQKEKYLKPGKGVQQAYTIIKELHELQPRSGKTNLAAGIKLTLEIIKRRSIILLISDFIDVHYEKELAMLAKRHDLIVLQLQDLREQKLPPMGIVPVLDKETGKIQWLNTSGASFQRHYLQQYAQNQARVQRICQKYQANYLAIQTNEDYVPQLVNLFRLRNKSTKKSA; this is encoded by the coding sequence ATGAAGGAGCTTGTACAAAAGCTACGAAAGTACGAGATACGAATCAGAAAGGCAATTACCACGCAGATGCAGGGCGATTTCCACTCGGTGTTTAAAGGCACGGGGCTGGAGTTTGACGACGTGCGCGCCTACCAGTATGGCGACGATGTGCGGGCCATCGACTGGAACGTATCGGCCAAAGGCCATGGCGTGTTTGTAAAAACATACCGCGAGGAGAAAGAACAATCTGTTTTTTTAATGCTCGATGTCAGTGCTTCACAAACGATTGGCACCGGCAAGCAGCAAAAAATTTCGGTAGGCAAAGAGATCTGCGGCGTGCTGGCCTTATCGGCAGCCCGGCAGCAAAGCCAGATCGGCATTATCTGCTTTTCTGACCAAAAAGAGAAATACCTGAAACCCGGTAAAGGAGTGCAGCAGGCCTATACTATTATCAAGGAGCTGCATGAGCTGCAACCCCGGTCTGGCAAAACCAACCTGGCCGCAGGTATAAAACTTACTCTCGAGATCATTAAGCGGCGGAGCATTATCCTGCTCATCTCTGATTTTATTGATGTGCACTACGAAAAAGAGCTGGCGATGCTGGCCAAACGCCACGACCTGATCGTGCTGCAACTGCAGGACCTGCGCGAGCAAAAGCTGCCACCCATGGGCATTGTGCCGGTACTGGACAAGGAAACCGGCAAAATTCAATGGCTCAATACGTCCGGGGCATCCTTTCAACGCCATTACCTGCAGCAATATGCGCAGAACCAGGCGCGCGTGCAGCGGATCTGCCAGAAATACCAGGCCAATTACCTGGCCATCCAGACAAACGAAGATTATGTGCCGCAGCTGGTCAACCTGTTCAGGCTCCGTAACAAGTCAACCAAAAAAAGTGCTTAG
- a CDS encoding DUF4296 domain-containing protein — translation MIPQTTMVQILADVHTAEAQIEGQEIYPDTALMIYNYEQEQLLRQHGVTQKQFRDTYRYYLTHVKEMDKLYEIIIDTLSVRESKAKAADTAAGNPTPQISPAQIP, via the coding sequence ATGATTCCGCAGACGACCATGGTGCAAATTTTAGCGGATGTGCATACAGCTGAGGCGCAGATAGAAGGGCAGGAGATCTACCCGGATACGGCCCTGATGATTTATAACTATGAGCAGGAGCAGCTCCTCAGACAGCATGGTGTTACGCAGAAGCAGTTCCGGGATACTTACCGCTACTACCTGACGCACGTGAAGGAGATGGACAAGCTCTACGAGATCATTATTGATACGCTAAGCGTGCGCGAGAGCAAAGCCAAAGCAGCCGATACAGCTGCCGGAAATCCGACACCCCAGATTAGCCCGGCCCAGATCCCGTAA
- a CDS encoding tRNA-binding protein, with protein METITWQQFEQTDIRVGTILEASDFPEARRPAYKLTVDLGPLGIKRSSAQITRHYTKEELAGRQVLCVVNLGKKQIGKYMSEVLVTGFADENGDIVLAQPAAKVPNGSKLI; from the coding sequence ATGGAAACTATTACCTGGCAGCAGTTTGAACAAACAGACATCCGGGTAGGAACAATACTGGAAGCATCCGATTTTCCGGAAGCACGCCGCCCGGCTTACAAGCTCACCGTAGACCTGGGTCCTTTGGGCATCAAACGCTCCAGTGCGCAGATCACCCGGCATTATACGAAAGAGGAGCTTGCCGGCAGGCAGGTGCTGTGCGTGGTAAACCTGGGCAAAAAGCAGATCGGCAAGTATATGTCGGAGGTATTGGTAACGGGTTTTGCCGATGAGAACGGCGATATTGTGCTGGCGCAGCCCGCCGCAAAGGTGCCCAATGGCAGCAAGCTCATCTAA